In Actinopolyspora saharensis, the genomic window GCGGGACGTCGATCGCAGCGTGACGCGAATCCTGCGGATGAAGGAGCGGCGCGGTCTGCTCGACGACCCGCTGGTGGACCCGAACGCGGTCGGACGCGTGGTCGGCAGCGAGCGGAACGCTCACCGGGCGCGTCGGATCACCGACTCCACCGTCACCGTGCTGCGCAACGACTCCGGGCTGCTTCCACTGCGCGAACGACCGCGCGACGTGCTGGTCACCGGCTGGGGGACGGACACGGTGGCGGAACTCGCCCGGCTGGTGCGCAAGCGCGGCCCGCGCGCGGAAGCCCTTCCGACGGGCTCCTCGCCCGACAGCGGGACCGTCGAGCGGGTGACTTCCCTGGCCCAGCAGCACGAAGCGGTGGTCGTGCTGACCAACGCGGCCTGGAAGGAGTCCAACTCGGCTCAGCGCGACCTGCTGCGTTCGCTGGGCGGGACGCGCACCCCGGTGATCGCCGTGGCCGTGCGCGATCCCTACGACGCCGCCTACGCCGAGCAGGTGCGCACGTGGTTGGCCACCTACTCGCACCGCACCGTGTCCCTGGAATCGCTGGCACGGGTGCTGTTCGGCGAGGTCGCGCCCGTGGGCAAACTTCCGGTGCCTGTCCCCGACCCGCTGCGTCCCGGCAAGGATCGTTACCCGTTCGGTCACGGAGTGACCTGGTGAGGTGTTCAGCGGCATGAGCGAGTTGGACCGCAGGAGGTTTCTGCTCTCCTCGGCGGTCACCGCACCCGTGCTCGGAGTGGGCGGGGCCTCGAGCGCCGCCGCCGAGCGGAGGCGCGCTCCGGACGGGCGAGTGCGCACCGGCGCCGACGTGCTGGCCGCCGAGGGGTGGCGCAGGCTGCGCGGAACCCCGGTCGGGGTGATCGCGAATCCCACCTCCGCGCTCTCGGAGCCCCAAGCCGGACTTCCGCACATCGTCGACGACATGCACTCCGCAGCGGGGGTCACCACGGCTGCCGTGTTCGGCCCCGAGCACGGGTTCAGGGGAACCGCGCAGGCCGGGGGCTCCGAGGGCGACCACACCGACCCGCGCACCGGGATCCCGGTCTACGACACCTACGGTGCCGACGTCGGCGTACTGGCCGGAATGCTGCGCGACTCCGGGGTGCGGCACCTGGTCTTCGACATAGCCGACGTGGGAGCGCGGTTCTACACCTACATCTGGACCATGTACACGGCGATGCGGGCCGCCGTGCGCACCGAGGTCCCCTTCACCGTGCTGGACAGGCCGAACCCGCTCGGAGGCTCCGCGTTCGGCCCGGTGCTGGATCCGGGGTTCGCCTCCGGGGTCGGCGAACTTCCCGTCGCCCAGCAGCACGGCATGACTGTCGGGGAGCTGGCGCGCATGTTCGACGCGGAGTTCCTGCCGCGGGACGAGAACGCGCGCCTGCCGCGACTGGAGGTGGTCCGGGCACGCGGCTGGTCGCGGGAGCTGGGCTTCGCCGGCACGGGGCTGCCCTGGATCGCCCCCAGTCCCAACATGCCCACTCCGGACACCGCTGCGGTCTATCCGGGCACGGGGATGTTCGAGGGAACGGTTCTCTCGGAGGGCAGAGGCACTACCCGCCCCTTCGAGACGATCGGGGCCCCGGGGATCGACTGGCGGTGGGCCGAGCAGCTCAACTCCGCGGGACTCGCCGGGGTGTTCTTCAACGAGACCTACTTCGTGCCGACCTTCTCCAAGCACGAGGGCTCCACGTGCGGTGGGGTGCGACTCCACCGCACCGGCAGCGACGACTTCGACGCGATCCGCACGGCAGTGGCCATGATCGTGCACGCCAAACGGCTTTACCCGGACGTGTTCGGCTGGCGCGCGGACAACTGGATAGACCGGCTCACCGGCTCGGACCGGCTGCGGAAGATGGTCGACCGGGGCGCGGACACCGCCGAGGTCGTGGGGGCCTGGCGTGCCGAGCTCGACGAGTTCCGCCGCGCGCGGGAGCCGTACCTGCTGTACCGCTGAAACGGGACGGGCGAAACCGAGATCCGGCGAGGTGGAGATGCGCAAGCCGATGTTGGCGACGGTGCTGGTTTCGATGTTGACCGCGACCACCTGCGCGGCCTCCTCCACCACCGGCGCGGAAGGAAGGTTCGACCTGCCGAAGGAGGGCTTCGCCCCGGTCGACACCCGGTTGCGCGACTCGTCCCCGCGGGAGGCCGGGCTGGCCCCGTGGCCGCTCGTCGAGGCCAACCGCAAGATCGCCGACTGGACCGAGGAGGTCCCCGGACGACAGCACCCGATGTACGGCGGGGCCGTGAGCCTGGTGGCGCACAACGGCCGGGTGGTCAGCCACGAGGCCGCAGGCTACGAGCTGCGCTACTCCGACGCCGCGGGAACCGAACTTCCCCCCGAGGAGCGCGAGCGGGCCGAGACCTCGACCATCTTCGACATCGCCTCGATGACCAAGCTGTTCACCTCGATCGCCGTTCTCCAGCAGGTCGAGCGGGGACGGGTGGAGCTGGAGGAGCCCGCGGCGCGGTACCTGCCCGAGTTCGGCAACCACGGCAAGTCCGGGATAACCGTGCGCCAGCTGCTGACCCACACCTCGGGGCTGCAGTCCGTGGTGCGCCTGTGGGAGCTGCCCGCCGCTGAACGCATCCCCCACGTGATGAACCTGGAGCCGGTGAACGAGCCGGGCAGCAGCTACAACTACTCGGACCCGAACATGATCGTGCTCGGTGAGCTGGTCGAGCGGGTGTCCGGCAAGTCGCTGGACCGGGTGGTGCGGGAGCGGATAACGGAGCCGCTGGGCATGCGGGACACCGGCTACCTCCCCCCGCGATCCGAAGTGGACCGGATCGCGGCCACGGAGTACCAGCGGCAGCCCTCGCGCGGGATGCTGCGCGGCAGGGTGCACGACGAGAACGCGTGGTCGCTCGGAGGCGTGGCCGGGCACGCGGGGATCTTCTCCACCGCGCGGGACCTGGCCGTGCTCGGGCAGGCCCTGCTCAACGGGGGCGGCTACGGCAACGCGCGGATACTGCGGGAGCGCAGCGTCGAGCTGATGCTGACCGACTACAACGGCGAGTTCCCCGAGCACTCCCACGGCCTGGGGTTCGAGCTGGGACAGCGCTGGTACATGGCCGGGTTGACCGGGCCGCGCACGGCGGGGCACACCGGCTACACGGGGACCTCGATCGTGCTCGACCCGGCCTCGCGCTCGATGGCCGTGCTGCTCACCAATCGGGTGCACCCCTCGCGGGAGTGGGGATCGAACAATCCGGCCCGCGTCGAGCTGGCCGAGGGACTGGCCCGTTCGATGTCCGTGGAGCCGCGTCACGGGCCGACCGCCTGGTTCACCGGCGGCGGCAGCACGGAAGACGAGGCCACGCTCACCACCGAGCGGGTGCGGGCCACCGGGCGAGTGCGGGTGTCCTTCGACGCCTTCGTGGACACCCAGCGCGACACGGACGGGGCCGACCCGCTCCGGCTCGAGTACAGCCGGGACGGCGGGGAGAGCTGGCAGTCCGTCCCGCTGCACGTGCGCGGCCGCGGTGCCCCGCGCGGCCCGGTCACCGAGCTGGCCGGTTCCGGGCACCGCTCCTGGTGGAGGGTGCGCGGCACGGTCCCCGGTGGCGAGTCGGACTCGCTGCTGGTGCGCTGGCGCTTCTCCCCGGACGAGCGCTACGTGGGACGGGGCGTGTACCTGGACGGGATCAAGCTCTCCTCCGGAGGGGAGACGCTGTTCGACGGGGAAGCGGACCCGAGCGGTCTCACCGGTTCGGGTTTCCTGGTCGCCCAGCGCTGACCGGTGGGCCCGTCTCGACCGAAGGGAGGCTCACCGGCGCGCCCTCCCGCTGTCCCGCGACCGGGTGTCCCGATGACGAATAGCGACCCACCGGCGATTTCGTTGCGGCTTCGGTCGACTACCTCGGGTAATCTCGGGGTCGATTCCAGGCGTTGGCACAACGGAAGGGAGAACACCGTGTCCGTGGTTCCGCAGGATCTCGAGGACATCCTGAACAAGCGTTCGTTCGCCCACATCGCCACGACCGGTCCGAAGGGGGAACCGCAGTCGAGCCCGGTGTGGATCGACTGGGACGGCCAGTACGTCAAGTTCAGCCAGACCACCACCCGCCAGAAGTACCGCAACCTGCAGCGGGAACCGCGGGTGGCTCTTTCCGCGCTGGACCCCGAACAGCCCTACCGCTACATCGAGATCCGCGGAAAGGTCACCCGGGTGGAGGACGACCCGGACAACACCTTCATCAACAAGCTGGCGAAGAAGTACATGGACGCCGACGAGTACCCGTACCACCAGCCGGGCGATCACCGGGTCATCCTCTACATCGAGCCGGAGCACTCCACGCGGATGTGAGGGCCGTCCCGCACGATCCTCCCGCGCGGAGAACGTCGGGCGGAGGCGCCGAATACGATCGCCGCACGGACCCGGACCTCGACGCGGTCGTCGCGCACGAGATCGCACTGCTGGATCCGGCCGTGCGCGGCGATCCCGCCGCAGTGCGGAGATTGCTGCACGAGGACTTCTCCGAGATCGGGGCCTCGGGACGGTGGTGGGCCCCGACCACGGTCACCGAAGCCACCTCGGCCACGGCCGAGGGGCTCACCGCCGACGACTTCCGACCGGCACGACTGCCCCCGGACGTGGTCCTGCTGACCTGCACCGCTCGCCGGAACGACGAGACCACCCCGCGCAGCTCGGTGTGGGTACGCACCAGCGCGGGGTGGCGCCTGCGCCACCACCAGGGAACACCCCGCTGAGCGCGAACCGCCGAAAACCGGTTGGCCGCACTGCTACTCTGCACGGTGTGTTCGCACATCACCTGAGCTGCTTCTACATCAGGCCCCGCCGCTGACGGCGGCGGGCTGATCCCTTCTTCTCTCGGCTCCGCCGCCTTTCGGAGCAATCGCCGGTCCGGCCCTCTCCTCGGCCGACCGGCTCCGAAACGTCTTCAGCGGAGTTTCTCCATGTCCAAGCGACGTTCTCGCTCGTACACTGCTGCCGCCGCGCACCAGGGCGGCCCGCACGAACTGGGTCAGAACTTCCTCGTCGACGAGGCGACGATCGACACCATCACGCGGCTGACCGAGTCGGCACCGGATCCGATAGTGGAGCTGTGTCCCGGCGGTGGAGCGGTCACCGTTCCGCTCGGCGAGTCGGGAAGGCCGATGACCGCCGTGGAGCTGGATCCACGGCACGCGGGCCGACTCGAACAGCGCACACCGGACAACGTGCGCGTCGTTCGGGAGGACGTCCTGCGCTTCCGGTTTCCCCGGCACCCCCACACGCTGGTGGGAAACCTGCCGTTCCACCTGACCACTCCCATACTGCGGCGGGTCCTCGCCGCGGAGCACTGGCGAACGGCCGTGCTGCTGGTCCAGTGGGAGGTCGCGCGTCGCCGCGCCGGTGTCGGCGGTGCCAGCATGCTCACCGCCAGCTGGTGGCCGTGGTACGAGTTCGAGCTACACTCCCGCGTCCCCGCGCGGTCCTTCCGCCCGGTCCCCTCCGTGGACGCCGGTCTGATCACGGTGCACCGCCGCCCGCGTGCGCTGGTGACCGAGCGGGAGGCGTACCAGCGCTTCGTCAAGCGGGTGTTCACCGGCCCCGGGCGCGGGCTGCTGCGGATTCTGGTGCGCACCGGTCTGCTGAACGGAGCCGGTGCCGCGCATCGGCTGCGTGACCTGGGGATACCGCCCGACGCGCTGCCGAAGGACCTGACGGCCGAGCAGTGGGCGCAGTTGTGGCGGCTGTGCTCGGGGCCCGCGCGGAAAAGCCGCGGGCCCCGCGACCGAACCCCCTGATCGGGGCGAACGTGGCTCGCCGGGGTGGGCGTTCCCGCCCCGGCGACGCCGCCGGCGCTCCGGAGGGGCGGAGCGGCGTTTGACCGCCCAACAGTGATGTTAGTAACTTTCCCACATGGGCACACTCGACGAAGCGGGTTCCGAGTCCGGCGAGCACAGCCCACTCGTGCGGATCCGCTCCCTGCTGCCCGGGCTGGCACGCGCCGAGCAACGTGTGGCGCGGATCGTACTCGCCGACCCGTCCTCGATCGCCCACCGCAGCATCACCGAGGTGGCCGAAGCGGCCGAGACCAGCGAGACCACGGTCACCCGATTCTGCAAGGCCGTCGGGGTGACCGGATATCCCGAGCTGCGGATAGCGCTCGCTGCGGACACGGCGCGCACCACCAGCCGGGACCGGGACCTGGGCAGCGACATCTCCGAGGAGGACGACCTCACCCAGATCGTCGACAAGATCGGCTACGCGGACGCGCGAGCGGTCGAGGAGACCACGGGACAGCTCGACACGAACGCCCTGGCCCCGCTGATCGACGCCGTGTCCGGAGCCGGGCGCATCGACGTCTACGGCGTCGGCGCCAGCGGATTCGTCGCCCTCGACCTGCAGCAGAAGCTGCACCGCATAGGCCTGACGTGTTTCGCGTGGCCCGACACGCACAACGCGCTCACCTCGGCCGCGCTGCTGCGCGAGGGGGACGTGGCCATCGGGGTCTCGCACACGGGAGCCACCACGGAAACGGTCGAGATCCTGCGGGAGGCCCGCACCCGCGGGGCGACCACGGCCGCCATCACCAACTTCGAGCGCTCCCCCGTCACCGAGACGGCCGACCTGGTGCTCACGACGGCGGCCAGGGAGACCACCTACCGGTCGGGGGCGATGGCCAGCAGGATCGCCCAGCTCACCGTGATCGACTGCCTGTTCGTCGGGGTGGCCCAGCGTCACCTGGAGGACGCCAGGCAAGCACTGCAGGCCACTTCCAGAGCGGTCGGCGGGCACCGCCTGCAGGTGCGTCCCGACAGGCGCAGACAACGGGAGGAACACCGGTGAACCACCACGAGGCGCGGCGCTCCTCCGCCGGTGGGCGGGGCTCCGCGGCGGACGCAGCTGCGGAACGCTCCCCGACCGAGCTCGTGAACCCGCGAACCACCGACATGGACCAGCTGGGCACGCTGGAGCTGCTGCACCGGCTCAACTCCGAGGACCGCTCCGTACCGGAGGCCGTGGGCGAAGCGCTTCCCGAACTCGCGCACGCGGTGGACCTGGCCGTGGACGCGCTGCGTGCCGGTGGTCGGGTGCACTACGTCGGGGCGGGCACCTCGGGACGGCTCGCCGTGCTGGACGCGGCCGAGCTGGTACCGACCTACAACGTCCCTCCGGAGTGGTTCGTGGTGCACCTGGCCGGTGGCAGCTCGGCCGTGTGGAGCTCCGTGGAGAACGCCGAGGACGACTCCGCGGCCGGAGCCGACTCCGTTGAGCGGACGGCCACGGGGTCCGACGTCGTGATCGGCCTGGCCG contains:
- a CDS encoding exo-beta-N-acetylmuramidase NamZ family protein, encoding MSELDRRRFLLSSAVTAPVLGVGGASSAAAERRRAPDGRVRTGADVLAAEGWRRLRGTPVGVIANPTSALSEPQAGLPHIVDDMHSAAGVTTAAVFGPEHGFRGTAQAGGSEGDHTDPRTGIPVYDTYGADVGVLAGMLRDSGVRHLVFDIADVGARFYTYIWTMYTAMRAAVRTEVPFTVLDRPNPLGGSAFGPVLDPGFASGVGELPVAQQHGMTVGELARMFDAEFLPRDENARLPRLEVVRARGWSRELGFAGTGLPWIAPSPNMPTPDTAAVYPGTGMFEGTVLSEGRGTTRPFETIGAPGIDWRWAEQLNSAGLAGVFFNETYFVPTFSKHEGSTCGGVRLHRTGSDDFDAIRTAVAMIVHAKRLYPDVFGWRADNWIDRLTGSDRLRKMVDRGADTAEVVGAWRAELDEFRRAREPYLLYR
- a CDS encoding serine hydrolase domain-containing protein, translating into MRKPMLATVLVSMLTATTCAASSTTGAEGRFDLPKEGFAPVDTRLRDSSPREAGLAPWPLVEANRKIADWTEEVPGRQHPMYGGAVSLVAHNGRVVSHEAAGYELRYSDAAGTELPPEERERAETSTIFDIASMTKLFTSIAVLQQVERGRVELEEPAARYLPEFGNHGKSGITVRQLLTHTSGLQSVVRLWELPAAERIPHVMNLEPVNEPGSSYNYSDPNMIVLGELVERVSGKSLDRVVRERITEPLGMRDTGYLPPRSEVDRIAATEYQRQPSRGMLRGRVHDENAWSLGGVAGHAGIFSTARDLAVLGQALLNGGGYGNARILRERSVELMLTDYNGEFPEHSHGLGFELGQRWYMAGLTGPRTAGHTGYTGTSIVLDPASRSMAVLLTNRVHPSREWGSNNPARVELAEGLARSMSVEPRHGPTAWFTGGGSTEDEATLTTERVRATGRVRVSFDAFVDTQRDTDGADPLRLEYSRDGGESWQSVPLHVRGRGAPRGPVTELAGSGHRSWWRVRGTVPGGESDSLLVRWRFSPDERYVGRGVYLDGIKLSSGGETLFDGEADPSGLTGSGFLVAQR
- a CDS encoding PPOX class F420-dependent oxidoreductase is translated as MSVVPQDLEDILNKRSFAHIATTGPKGEPQSSPVWIDWDGQYVKFSQTTTRQKYRNLQREPRVALSALDPEQPYRYIEIRGKVTRVEDDPDNTFINKLAKKYMDADEYPYHQPGDHRVILYIEPEHSTRM
- a CDS encoding DUF4440 domain-containing protein — encoded protein: MRAVPHDPPARRTSGGGAEYDRRTDPDLDAVVAHEIALLDPAVRGDPAAVRRLLHEDFSEIGASGRWWAPTTVTEATSATAEGLTADDFRPARLPPDVVLLTCTARRNDETTPRSSVWVRTSAGWRLRHHQGTPR
- the erm gene encoding 23S ribosomal RNA methyltransferase Erm, translated to MSKRRSRSYTAAAAHQGGPHELGQNFLVDEATIDTITRLTESAPDPIVELCPGGGAVTVPLGESGRPMTAVELDPRHAGRLEQRTPDNVRVVREDVLRFRFPRHPHTLVGNLPFHLTTPILRRVLAAEHWRTAVLLVQWEVARRRAGVGGASMLTASWWPWYEFELHSRVPARSFRPVPSVDAGLITVHRRPRALVTEREAYQRFVKRVFTGPGRGLLRILVRTGLLNGAGAAHRLRDLGIPPDALPKDLTAEQWAQLWRLCSGPARKSRGPRDRTP
- a CDS encoding MurR/RpiR family transcriptional regulator, encoding MGTLDEAGSESGEHSPLVRIRSLLPGLARAEQRVARIVLADPSSIAHRSITEVAEAAETSETTVTRFCKAVGVTGYPELRIALAADTARTTSRDRDLGSDISEEDDLTQIVDKIGYADARAVEETTGQLDTNALAPLIDAVSGAGRIDVYGVGASGFVALDLQQKLHRIGLTCFAWPDTHNALTSAALLREGDVAIGVSHTGATTETVEILREARTRGATTAAITNFERSPVTETADLVLTTAARETTYRSGAMASRIAQLTVIDCLFVGVAQRHLEDARQALQATSRAVGGHRLQVRPDRRRQREEHR